The Daucus carota subsp. sativus chromosome 2, DH1 v3.0, whole genome shotgun sequence genome includes a window with the following:
- the LOC135150490 gene encoding uncharacterized protein LOC135150490, which yields MSLTKRNHVETPEEAKAKYRRFCSRLNIWLLKHDTKIDDIDLIFFPIHDVDHYYVVCFNIKNPSIEIIDNNRIADGSNAVYDGLPECLQQHFVSYLETSSPAKSKQLGSVSIVRLDMKWRTMYNKVDSGVFAINHMETYKGNGLRNWECKFAYEKGVQQKKQLEKACQIYASKIIYSPINLYKNKMVNEIKSLCQPR from the exons ATGTCATTGACAAAAAGGAACCATGTTGAGACTCCTGAAGAGGCTAAAGCAAAGTATAGAAGGTTTTGTTCAAGATTAAATATATGGCTTCTAAAACATGATACAAAAATTGATGATATCGATCTG ATATTTTTCCCAATCCATGATGTAGACCACTATTATGTTGTCTGTTTCAACATTAAAAATCCATCAATAGAGATCATTGACAACAATAGAATTGCAGATGGCAGCAATGCAGTCTATGATGGATTACCGGAATGCTTG CAACAACATTTTGTGAGCTACTTGGAAACAAGCAGTCCGGCCAAGAGTAAACAGTTGGGCAGCGTTTCAATTGTTCGACTAGATATGAAATGGCGAACAATGTATAACAAGGTGGATTCTGGAGTGTTTGCCATTAACCATATGGAAACCTACAAAGGCAATGGATTGAGGAACTGGGAATGCAAATTTGCATATGAAAAG GGAGTTCAACAGAAAAAACAGCTGGAGAAGGCATGCCAGATTTATGCCTCAAAGATTATATATTCACCAATAAATCTGTACAAAAACAAAATGGTGAATGAGATCAAGTCGTTGTGTCAACCAAGATGA
- the LOC108207310 gene encoding protein FAR1-RELATED SEQUENCE 5-like — MASSSNQGNLHNSCNRYSDLQVDSTANNNDFTVECARDDEVENFIEGFDDSFSSSSGLWIPKVDDNKVKPYSGQIFRDIETCFKFYAEYGRQGGFDIRKSSQKVRDGIVVYKYFVCSKGGNHETSMSKESDSNSDLSLVSSTAGVDVRRRRRTVTKKCQCEAKVQLKYGGFNQYIISCFVEGHNHPLASTSGKQFLRINRTISSLQRRFILDAAKSNIGAHRAHSLYKSIAGSYTDIGATATDFQNWVRDIKLYIGKHDADMLLQKFQNKRETSDAGFSYEYETDSDGHLTRLFWADIPGRQSYEVFGDVVSFDATYRTNKYGMVFVPFIGVDNHWKSVTFASALLNHEDSTNFTWVCEMFLKVFQQAPKCIITDQCPAMKVAINKIFPNSIHRYCMWHIMQKFTAKVGPVFCAESGFMEKLNKFVWSSHLTISEFEQGWNSVLDEFGLSEHVWLNEMYLMRESWIPAFFRDKPMGALLRTTSRSESSNFFFNHFVQRGDTLSEFYICYESAIEKQIYENKKLNDGDRCIPKTITEKEIEKEAAQLYTRTMFYKVQKQIKASCFHISLAGQPIVADGVSTYIVRDKTYDEKYFEVQFSFLTNNVDCSCKLFTRVGYLCRHCFYCLGLWGVERIPHQYLCSRWMRNAEDRFCKSKFSDVMESTNVQNIRDMSKKVWTVFQGCIEYVSNNGDGMQFLFDEMNSLKIRVEEKFESSRATKEDMLEECFGVRPSTITTVHPPLQSNNKGSRKRLVGPAEKSCDGKKRKLRVCKFCMLEGYHDSRTCPKKKMQNPIMQAANNSVDNISTNQTINTGIIS, encoded by the exons ATGGCGTCTTCTTCGAATCAAG GAAATTTACATAACAGTTGCAATAGATACAGTgatttacaagttgattccactgcTAATAACAATGATTTCACTGTTGAGTGTGCTCGTGATGATGAGGTTGAGAATTTTATCGAAGGTTTTGATGATTCGTTTAGCAGTAGTAGTGGATTATGGATACCGAAGGTTGATGACAACAAAGTGAAGCCTTATTCTGGTCAGATTTTTAGAGATATTGAAAcatgttttaagttttatgcTGAATATGGGAGGCAAGGTGGTTTCGATATTCGCAAGTCATCACAAAAAGTCAGAGATGGTATTGTAGTTTACAAGTATTTTGTGTGTTCGAAGGGAGGTAATCATGAAACTTCTATGTCGAAAGAATCTGATAGTAATTCGGATTTGTCTCTTGTCTCAAGCACTGCAGGAGTTGATGTAAGAAGGCGAAGAAGGACAGTTACAAAAAAATGTCAATGTGAAGCAAAGGTTCAACTGAAATATGGTGGttttaatcaatatataatatcttgTTTTGTTGAAGGTCACAATCATCCTTTAGCATCCACATCTGGAAAGCAATTTCTTCGTATCAATCGAACTATTTCCTCACTTCAACGTCGATTCATTTTAGATGCTGCTAAATCAAATATTGGTGCTCATAGAGCGCATAGCCTCTATAAATCTATAGCCGGTTCCTACACTGATATAGGGGCAACTGCTACAGATTTTCAGAATTGGGTAAGGGATATTAAGTTGTATATTGGAAAGCATGATGCGGATATGTTGCttcaaaaattccaaaataaGCGAGAGACATCAGATGCTGGATTTTCTTATGAGTATGAAACAGATTCGGATGGTCATCTTACTCGTCTATTTTGGGCTGATATTCCAGGACGCCAAAGTTATGAAGTGTTTGGTGATGTGGTCTCTTTTGATGCAACTTATCGCACAAATAA GTATGGAATGGTTTTTGTACCATTTATAGGTGTTGACAATCATTGGAAAAGTGTTACCTTTGCATCTGCTTTGCTTAATCACGAGGATTCGACAAATTTTACATGGGTGTGCGAGATGTTTTTGAAAGTCTTTCAGCAGGCACCAAAATGTATTATCACTGATCAATGCCCGGCTATGAAAGTTGCTATCAACAAGATATTCCCTAATTCAATTCATCGATATTGCATGTGGCATATAATGCAAAAGTTTACAGCTAAG gtTGGTCCTGTTTTCTGTGCGGAATCTGGTTTTATGGAGAaacttaataaatttgtttggtCATCACATTTGACGATATCTGAATTTGAACAAGGTTGGAATTCTGtgttggatgagtttggattgAGCGAACATGTATGGTTGAATGAAATGTACCTTATGAGAGAATCGTGGATTCCTGCCTTTTTTCGGGACAAGCCCATGGGAGCGTTGCTGAGAACGACATCAAGGTCAGAAAGTAGTAACTTTTTCTTTAATCATTTTGTGCAGAGGGGAGACACACTGTCAGAGTTCTATATATGCTATGAGAGTGCCATTGAGAAacagatttatgaaaataaaaaacttaatgATGGAGATAGATGTATTCCTAAAACTATCActgaaaaagaaattgaaaaggaagcagccCAGCTTTACACTCGTACAATGTTTTACAAGGTTCAAAAACAGATTAAAGCTAGTTGTTTTCATATTAGTTTGGCTGGACAGCCAATTGTTGCTGATGGTGTTAGTACGTATATTGTACGTGATAAAACTTATGATGAGAAGTATTTCGAGGTTCAGTTTTCGTTCTTGACAAACAATGTGGATTGTTCTTGCAAGCTTTTTACTAGAGTGGGATACCTTTGTCGGCATTGTTTCTACTGTTTGGGTCTATGGGGTGTTGAACGAATTCCACATCAGTATTTGTGTAGTCGCTGGATGAGAAATGCAGAGGACAGATTttgtaaatcaaaattttcagatgTGATGGAAAGTACTAATGTACAGAACATTAGGGATATGTCAAAAAAAGTATGGACTGTGTTCCAAGGATGCATTGAATATGTTTCAAACAATGGTGATGGTATGCAGTTTTTATTTGATGAGATGAATAGTTTGAAAATAAGGGTTGaagaaaaatttgaaagttCCAGAGCTACAAAAGAAGATATGCTAGAAGAATGTTTCGGAGTGAGACCTTCAACTATAACTACTGTTCATCCACCACTCCAAAGTAATAATAAAGGTAGCCGAAAAAGACTTGTTGGTCCTGCAGAAAAAAGTTGTGATGGAAAGAAGAGGAAATTAAGGGTGTGCAAATTCTGTATGCTGGAAGGATATCACGATTCACGTACTTGCCCGAAGAAGAAGATGCAAAATCCAATCATGCAAGCTGCTAATAATTCTGTCGACAATATTAGCACTAACCAGACCATCAATACAG GAATAATCAGCTAG
- the LOC135150491 gene encoding uncharacterized protein LOC135150491, which translates to MASLICKVDVDVQKILICEMDIGCSNTLQFATQVHVNFHKDYGVPRNLLSNSCIIDSSRIFQTGRSLFPLLDMFVESVASLGNISGKIHSWHWFSEYGIMLYNMSKNRYCERIGRQHKSNHVIYVVDLRRASYYQKCHDPDCRGYRSPLRPVPEEIVPDTTVFFEGVKRHKIYENNVDNKTIDSVDSCLKDGWWLEAVKFAEKVEKKTLDFDVVS; encoded by the exons GATCTGCAAAGTGGATGTTGATGTTCAAAAGATTCTTATATGTGAAATGGATATTGGTTGTTCAAACACTCTCCAATTTGCTACACAG GTTCATGTGAACTTCCATAAAGATTATGGAGTCCCAAGAAATCTTCTGTCAAATTCTTGCATAATTGATTCGTCAAGAATATTTCAGACAGGGAGATCACTATTTCCACTATTGGATATGTTTGTAGAATCTGTTGCCTCCTTAGGAAATATATCAG GAAAAATTCACAGTTGGCATTGGTTTTCAGAGTATGGTATAATGTTGTATAATATGTCAAAAAATAGATACTGTGAGAGAATTGGTAGACAACACAAAAGCAATCATG TTATATATGTTGTTGATCTAAGAAGAGCTAGTTATTATCAAAAATGTCATGATCCAGATTGCAGAG GTTATCGCTCTCCACTACGTCCAGTTCCTGAAGAAATTGTACCTGACACAACTGTATTTTTTGAGGGTGTTAAGCGTCACAAAATttatgagaataatgttgataACAAGACGATAGACAGCGTGGATAGCTGCTTGAAAGATGGTTGGTGGTTGGAAGCTGTAAAATTTGCCGAAAAAGTTGAGAAAAAGACACTAGATTTCGATGTAGTATCTTGA